Proteins co-encoded in one Methanobrevibacter gottschalkii DSM 11977 genomic window:
- a CDS encoding Tex family protein translates to MIAKTLEKELNLSNWQVKKVIKLIDDGNTIPFIARYRKDVTGSLNDATLRKFDERLKYLRNLEEKKEKIIKRINELGKLDDNLKNKIQNSKTLVELEDLYRPYKSKKQTRATKAREKGLESLASIILKQEIKENVKNIAKNYITDEVKTLEEAIQGAQDIIAEEISNNSEFRKKIRKNNFYTGQIETKTKNKDESTEYDLYYDYAENIKKIPPHRILAINRAEKEGIIKVKINCDNEEIIKYLNRHVLKNISGIPEKIEYNPYTTQIIKESVEDAYTRLISPAIEREIRNYLTKKAEEKSIEVFAKNLNQLLMESPLVGKTILGWDPAFRTGCKLAIIDKTGKVLDTELIYPTQPQNKVTESIKTVKDLIDKYSIDVIAIGNGTASRESEEIVAKIIKNTNVEYIIVNEAGASVYSASKYADEEFPDFSEGERSAISIARRLQDPLAELVKIDPKSIGVGQYQHDMNQKQLNETLTGVVEKVVNEVGVDLNTASVSLLNYVSGIGNTTAKNIINYREENGSFDSRKELLKVKKLGKKTYEQCAGFIKVNNPKYPLDNTTIHPESYDAAYKLLEKLNYSIDDIGSSNLKLDNINLEEISVELDIGQETLKDIIKELRKPGRDPRDDMPKPMLRKNVLSIEDLEIGMIMQGTIRNIVDFGAFVDIGVHQDGLVHISQLVENKFVKHPLDIVSVGNIVDVKVLDVDLKRNRINLSMIL, encoded by the coding sequence ATGATAGCAAAAACACTCGAAAAAGAATTGAATCTATCAAATTGGCAAGTTAAAAAAGTAATAAAATTAATTGATGATGGAAATACCATTCCATTCATTGCAAGATATAGGAAAGATGTTACTGGTTCTTTAAATGATGCAACATTAAGAAAATTTGATGAAAGATTAAAATACCTTAGAAATTTAGAAGAAAAAAAAGAAAAAATCATCAAAAGAATAAATGAACTTGGAAAATTAGATGATAACCTAAAAAATAAAATTCAAAATTCTAAAACTTTAGTTGAACTTGAGGATTTATACCGTCCATATAAAAGTAAAAAACAAACAAGAGCAACAAAAGCTCGTGAAAAAGGTCTTGAATCTTTAGCATCCATAATTTTAAAACAAGAAATTAAAGAAAATGTTAAAAATATTGCTAAAAACTACATAACCGATGAAGTTAAAACACTAGAAGAAGCAATTCAGGGTGCGCAAGACATTATTGCAGAGGAAATTTCTAATAATTCTGAATTTAGAAAAAAAATTAGAAAAAACAATTTCTATACTGGGCAAATTGAAACAAAAACTAAAAATAAAGATGAATCGACTGAATATGATCTTTATTATGATTACGCCGAAAACATTAAAAAAATACCTCCCCATAGAATTTTAGCAATTAACAGAGCTGAAAAAGAGGGAATAATTAAAGTAAAAATCAATTGTGACAATGAGGAAATAATTAAATATCTAAATAGACACGTTTTGAAAAATATATCTGGAATTCCTGAAAAGATTGAATATAATCCCTATACAACCCAAATTATAAAAGAATCTGTTGAAGATGCATATACAAGATTAATTTCACCGGCAATTGAAAGAGAAATTAGAAATTACCTTACTAAAAAAGCAGAAGAAAAATCAATTGAAGTGTTTGCTAAAAACTTAAATCAACTATTAATGGAAAGCCCATTAGTTGGAAAAACAATACTCGGATGGGATCCTGCTTTTAGAACTGGTTGTAAACTAGCCATCATAGATAAAACTGGTAAAGTTCTTGATACCGAATTAATTTATCCAACACAACCTCAAAATAAAGTTACAGAATCAATTAAAACTGTTAAAGATTTGATTGATAAATACAGCATTGATGTAATAGCTATTGGAAATGGAACTGCTTCAAGAGAATCAGAAGAGATTGTTGCTAAAATAATTAAAAACACTAATGTAGAATACATTATAGTAAATGAAGCTGGTGCATCAGTTTATTCAGCTTCAAAATATGCCGATGAAGAATTTCCTGATTTTTCAGAAGGTGAAAGAAGCGCAATTTCAATTGCAAGAAGACTTCAAGATCCATTAGCAGAACTTGTAAAAATTGACCCAAAATCAATTGGTGTTGGCCAATATCAACATGACATGAATCAAAAACAATTAAATGAAACATTAACTGGCGTTGTTGAAAAAGTAGTGAATGAAGTAGGAGTAGATTTAAACACTGCATCTGTAAGTTTACTTAATTATGTATCTGGAATTGGAAATACGACTGCTAAAAATATCATAAACTATAGAGAAGAAAATGGAAGTTTTGACTCTAGAAAAGAATTATTAAAAGTTAAAAAACTTGGTAAAAAAACATATGAACAATGCGCAGGATTTATTAAAGTCAATAACCCTAAATATCCTCTTGATAATACGACCATACATCCAGAATCATATGATGCTGCTTACAAGCTACTTGAAAAACTCAATTATAGCATTGATGATATTGGAAGTTCAAATTTAAAATTAGACAATATTAATCTTGAAGAAATTTCAGTAGAATTGGATATTGGTCAAGAAACACTTAAAGATATTATTAAAGAGCTTAGAAAACCTGGTCGTGATCCTCGTGATGATATGCCAAAACCAATGCTTAGAAAAAATGTATTGTCAATTGAAGATTTAGAAATAGGAATGATAATGCAAGGAACCATTAGAAATATTGTGGATTTTGGAGCATTTGTTGATATTGGAGTTCATCAAGATGGATTAGTGCATATTTCACAGTTAGTTGAAAATAAATTTGTAAAACATCCGCTTGATATCGTTAGTGTTGGGAATATAGTTGATGTAAAAGTTTTAGATGTTGATTTGAAAAGAAATAGAATTAATCTTTCAATGATACTTTAA
- a CDS encoding glycosyltransferase — MYWFFVILSFLLAGIKTQKPNKYKKVSVIIPAYNEEETVAKVVNVVKKVSFVDEIIVVNDGSSDNTEMEALKAGAIVINHEVNKGKGEALQTGYREAECDIIAFIDADIYNLTSSKVESMIKPILDGGADITKTKFSRASGRVTELTAKPLLNFFFPEISFEQPLSGQFAARKEVLKKINFESDYGVDVGIVIDADVLGISIMEVDIGAIEHDMSPLSDLNLMANEVVRTIIGRANKYGRVTMIDDIGYYIRMSIVGLSLVILGLFTIFFVKFVPLAIGVIISIIGLLIAIFYIFKVIIKSIVMFKKTPGRNLLKSFVKIHFPMIISIIILLLMISTFLGAAHFDHGVLSIEPNSRNLIIYADDSPRDTISVRGPYTIDTAIENESGQIRMPSDAMMTLGVNINDTIKLGANTYKVNETRLGEPDILRLPIEVKKLLQVENGEVIQNSRLKDVFDGSLITHAYEYNNTTIKEKYFITSNEKQSSTYEIFLDNESIVNSYGTFKDNGTYDISVDGNYLTSFSYKNNLTKSFKFDGHDLEIVFRDTNSTSIKQFSSGNQGVFLNFNF, encoded by the coding sequence ATGTATTGGTTTTTTGTAATCCTTTCTTTTTTGCTTGCAGGTATAAAAACTCAAAAACCTAATAAATATAAAAAAGTTTCAGTTATCATTCCAGCATATAATGAGGAAGAGACTGTGGCCAAGGTTGTAAATGTAGTTAAAAAAGTATCCTTTGTTGATGAGATTATAGTTGTTAATGATGGTTCATCTGATAATACTGAAATGGAAGCTTTAAAAGCTGGAGCTATTGTAATTAATCATGAGGTTAATAAAGGAAAAGGAGAAGCTTTACAAACCGGATATAGGGAAGCAGAATGTGATATTATTGCATTTATTGATGCAGATATTTATAATTTGACATCAAGTAAAGTTGAATCAATGATTAAACCTATTTTGGATGGTGGAGCTGATATTACTAAAACTAAATTCTCTAGAGCAAGCGGACGTGTTACTGAACTTACTGCTAAACCATTACTTAACTTTTTCTTCCCAGAAATTTCATTTGAACAACCTTTAAGCGGTCAATTTGCAGCACGTAAGGAAGTATTAAAGAAAATTAATTTTGAAAGCGATTATGGTGTAGATGTTGGTATTGTTATTGATGCTGATGTTTTAGGAATTTCAATTATGGAAGTTGATATTGGAGCTATTGAACATGACATGTCTCCACTTTCTGATTTAAATTTAATGGCTAATGAAGTTGTAAGAACTATTATAGGTCGTGCAAATAAGTACGGAAGAGTTACAATGATTGATGATATTGGGTATTACATTAGAATGTCTATCGTTGGTTTGTCTTTAGTAATTCTTGGTTTATTTACAATATTCTTTGTAAAATTTGTTCCATTAGCTATTGGAGTTATAATTTCAATTATAGGACTTTTAATTGCAATTTTTTATATTTTTAAAGTTATTATTAAATCAATAGTAATGTTTAAAAAGACACCAGGCCGCAATTTATTAAAATCATTTGTTAAAATTCATTTTCCAATGATTATTTCAATTATTATATTGCTTCTTATGATTTCAACATTTCTCGGTGCAGCACATTTTGATCATGGAGTTTTATCAATTGAACCCAATTCTAGAAATCTAATTATTTATGCTGATGATTCTCCAAGGGATACTATCTCTGTTAGAGGACCATATACTATTGATACTGCAATTGAAAATGAATCTGGTCAAATACGTATGCCTTCTGATGCTATGATGACATTAGGAGTCAATATTAATGATACGATTAAATTAGGTGCGAATACTTATAAAGTCAATGAAACCAGATTAGGGGAGCCTGATATTTTAAGGTTACCTATTGAAGTTAAAAAGCTATTGCAAGTTGAAAATGGTGAAGTTATTCAAAACAGTCGTTTAAAAGATGTTTTTGATGGTTCTTTAATTACTCATGCTTATGAATATAATAATACAACAATTAAAGAAAAATATTTTATTACATCAAATGAAAAACAATCATCTACATATGAAATATTTTTGGATAATGAATCTATTGTGAATTCATATGGTACTTTTAAGGATAACGGAACTTATGATATTTCTGTAGATGGGAATTATCTAACTTCTTTTAGTTATAAAAATAATTTGACTAAATCATTTAAATTTGACGGTCATGATTTAGAAATTGTATTTAGGGATACAAATTCCACTTCAATTAAACAATTTTCTAGTGGAAATCAAGGTGTTTTCTTAAATTTTAATTTTTAA
- the mmp11 gene encoding methanogenesis marker protein 11 — MEILKPNELRERFNDPWIAPYKKVLTMVDGNKVEIVEYHPCISGSHWLLNQYLNNSELIDSAYRDGNKHVYKCHVGKAPLDLKASFNAAGIDEIVVADDEVKVTHSGLAGAGVGAGMCRGMGEGVKYIELIQVGGGSKAGKATVVTPKLNKIVIGVDDTDVKDAGATWTMAHNLGVELANEGFEYLDHIIVQLYPHNPHKTQNCVSIALTFAVEESKKEKLIDRVIEILKRDTLSDKTAIAILEGLDIPEKLRKYSIATKSGMMDIETAESLAKELNIPLIAVTGEQGKVGALAALGLYDDVEEAVKAYDK; from the coding sequence ATGGAAATCTTAAAACCTAATGAATTAAGAGAAAGATTTAACGACCCATGGATTGCACCATATAAAAAAGTATTGACTATGGTGGACGGAAATAAAGTAGAAATCGTTGAATATCATCCATGCATATCCGGTTCGCACTGGTTGTTAAATCAATACCTGAATAATTCTGAGTTGATTGATTCAGCTTATCGTGACGGTAACAAACATGTTTATAAATGTCATGTTGGTAAAGCACCACTAGACCTTAAAGCAAGCTTTAATGCAGCAGGAATTGATGAGATTGTTGTTGCTGATGATGAGGTTAAAGTAACTCACAGCGGACTTGCCGGTGCAGGTGTTGGAGCTGGAATGTGTAGAGGAATGGGTGAAGGTGTTAAATATATTGAACTTATTCAAGTTGGAGGCGGTTCAAAAGCAGGAAAAGCTACCGTTGTTACTCCAAAACTTAATAAAATAGTAATTGGTGTTGATGACACTGATGTTAAAGATGCTGGAGCTACTTGGACTATGGCACATAATTTAGGTGTTGAACTTGCAAATGAAGGTTTTGAATACTTAGATCATATTATTGTCCAATTATATCCTCATAATCCACATAAAACTCAAAATTGTGTATCAATTGCTTTAACATTCGCTGTTGAAGAATCTAAAAAAGAAAAATTAATAGACAGAGTTATTGAAATTCTTAAAAGAGACACATTATCTGATAAAACTGCAATTGCTATCTTAGAAGGTTTAGATATTCCTGAAAAATTAAGAAAATATTCAATAGCTACAAAATCAGGAATGATGGATATTGAAACTGCAGAATCACTTGCAAAAGAATTAAACATACCATTAATTGCTGTTACTGGTGAACAAGGAAAAGTTGGTGCTCTTGCTGCTTTAGGTCTTTACGATGATGTGGAAGAAGCAGTGAAAGCATATGATAAATAA
- the ribH gene encoding 6,7-dimethyl-8-ribityllumazine synthase — protein sequence MAKYEIAAVVAEFNYDITQMMLELAKAEAKNRGCEITKVIAVPGVFDMPLIIKKLLKSEKYDAIVTLGAVIEGATDHDQIVAQHASRKIADLALEYDTPVALGITGPGMTRLDAHRRVKNAKSAVEAAIKMCDRLSELDE from the coding sequence ATGGCAAAATATGAAATTGCAGCAGTAGTTGCAGAATTTAATTATGATATTACACAAATGATGTTAGAACTCGCAAAAGCAGAAGCAAAAAATAGAGGATGTGAAATCACAAAAGTAATCGCCGTTCCTGGTGTATTTGATATGCCTCTTATAATTAAAAAATTATTAAAATCAGAAAAATATGATGCAATTGTCACCTTGGGTGCTGTAATAGAAGGCGCAACTGATCACGACCAAATTGTAGCACAACATGCTTCTCGTAAAATTGCTGATTTAGCATTGGAATATGATACACCAGTAGCACTTGGTATTACTGGTCCTGGAATGACTAGATTAGATGCTCACAGACGTGTTAAAAATGCAAAAAGTGCAGTTGAAGCAGCTATTAAAATGTGTGACAGATTAAGTGAATTAGACGAATAG
- a CDS encoding isocitrate/isopropylmalate family dehydrogenase — MNTSKTKDKYKIAVIPGDGIGNEVMEAAIYVLNALNINFDYVYGEAGDECLEKNGTALPDETLDIIRNSDACLFGAAGETAADVIVKIRQEMKMFANLRPVKSYPNTNSLSDNIDFMIVRENTEGLYIAGEESYTDEGAVARRIITREAEKRIIEYAFKYAKENNKSKVTGVHKANVLKKSDGLFKDVFYEVAKRYPEIATEDYYVDATAMYLITKPESFDVIVTTNLFGDILSDEGAGLVGGLGLIPSANIGEDAALFEPVHGSAPDIAGQGKANPIAMMLSAIMMLRYLGENEAANRFDGAILKVLNEADILTGDLGGSATTMELAEEVKNNL, encoded by the coding sequence TTGAATACCTCAAAAACAAAAGATAAATATAAAATTGCTGTTATTCCAGGTGATGGTATAGGTAATGAAGTAATGGAAGCGGCAATATATGTTTTAAATGCTTTAAATATCAATTTTGATTATGTTTATGGTGAAGCTGGTGATGAATGCCTTGAAAAAAACGGTACTGCATTGCCTGATGAAACATTAGACATTATTAGAAATTCTGATGCTTGCTTATTTGGTGCAGCAGGGGAAACTGCAGCAGATGTAATTGTTAAAATACGTCAAGAAATGAAAATGTTTGCTAACTTAAGACCTGTGAAATCATACCCCAACACCAATTCATTGTCAGATAATATAGATTTCATGATAGTGCGTGAAAACACAGAAGGATTATACATTGCAGGTGAAGAAAGTTATACTGACGAAGGTGCAGTAGCTAGACGCATTATTACACGTGAAGCAGAAAAACGCATTATTGAATATGCATTTAAATATGCAAAAGAAAATAATAAAAGTAAAGTAACTGGTGTTCACAAAGCCAATGTATTAAAAAAAAGTGATGGTTTATTCAAAGATGTATTCTATGAAGTTGCTAAAAGATATCCTGAAATTGCAACAGAGGATTATTATGTAGATGCAACAGCAATGTATCTTATTACAAAACCTGAAAGCTTTGATGTGATTGTAACCACAAATCTTTTTGGAGACATTCTCTCCGATGAAGGTGCAGGTCTTGTCGGGGGACTTGGTTTAATACCATCCGCCAATATTGGTGAAGATGCTGCATTATTTGAACCGGTTCATGGTTCAGCACCAGATATTGCAGGTCAAGGAAAAGCAAATCCAATAGCTATGATGCTTTCAGCTATCATGATGCTTAGATATCTTGGTGAAAATGAAGCGGCTAATAGATTTGATGGTGCAATATTAAAAGTACTTAATGAAGCTGATATTTTAACTGGTGATTTAGGTGGTTCTGCAACCACTATGGAACTAGCTGAGGAAGTTAAAAATAATTTATAA
- a CDS encoding 3-isopropylmalate dehydratase small subunit yields the protein MKGTAWKFGNDIDTDIIVPGRYLIYTNEERLSQHCMEGLDPDFNKKCKKGDFIVAGTNFGCGSSREHAPIALKGAGVSAVIAESFARIFYRNATNIGIPLLEAPGINKLIEDGEEIEIDMNKATIKSQNGEIISFKKLPPFMLEILEQGGLIEYLKNKR from the coding sequence ATGAAAGGAACAGCATGGAAATTCGGAAATGATATTGATACAGACATTATCGTTCCAGGAAGATATTTAATTTATACTAATGAAGAAAGATTATCACAACATTGTATGGAAGGTTTAGATCCTGATTTTAACAAAAAATGTAAAAAAGGAGATTTTATTGTTGCAGGAACTAACTTTGGATGCGGATCTTCAAGAGAGCATGCACCAATAGCACTTAAAGGTGCTGGAGTATCTGCAGTAATTGCTGAATCTTTTGCTAGAATTTTTTATAGAAATGCTACAAATATTGGAATTCCCCTATTAGAAGCTCCAGGAATTAATAAACTTATAGAAGATGGGGAAGAAATTGAAATTGACATGAACAAAGCAACTATAAAATCTCAAAATGGAGAAATAATCTCATTTAAAAAATTACCTCCATTCATGTTAGAAATATTAGAACAAGGTGGTTTAATTGAATACCTCAAAAACAAAAGATAA
- the hacA gene encoding homoaconitase large subunit: MPTMSEKILAKASGKEKVEAGDIVIANIDVAMTHDLTGPLSVESFEKIGAENVWDASKIVIPFDHQVPADSIDSANNHIIMREFVKKYNIENFYDVNAGVCHQILPEKGHVVPGEVIVGADSHTCTHGALGAFSTGIGSTDMAMVFAEGNLWLKVPETNRFNITGDLKENVYAKDVILHIIGEMGADGSTYKACEFAGETISNMSISDRMVLCNMAIEMGGKTGLVEPDKKTIDYVEKHSNKPYEIFKTDLDSSSLNMIDIDVSNLEPQIACPHNVDNVKPISEVDQEIDQVFLGSCTNGRLSDLRDAAKILKGKKVAKDTRMLVIPASQEIYLKALDEGLLKIFVEAGALVSAPCCGPCLGGHTGIIGPDEVSLSTSNRNFRGRQGSPDGKVFLSSAAVAAASAIEGKIVSPE; encoded by the coding sequence ATGCCAACAATGTCAGAGAAAATATTAGCTAAAGCTTCCGGAAAAGAAAAGGTAGAAGCAGGAGATATAGTTATTGCAAATATCGATGTAGCGATGACACATGATTTGACTGGGCCTCTTTCAGTGGAATCTTTTGAAAAAATTGGAGCTGAAAATGTTTGGGATGCATCAAAAATTGTTATTCCTTTCGATCACCAAGTTCCCGCAGATTCTATTGACTCCGCCAATAATCATATAATAATGAGAGAATTTGTTAAAAAATACAATATTGAAAATTTTTATGATGTTAATGCTGGAGTGTGTCACCAGATTCTACCAGAAAAAGGTCATGTAGTACCCGGAGAAGTTATTGTAGGTGCAGACTCACATACATGTACTCATGGAGCATTAGGAGCATTTTCAACAGGTATCGGATCGACTGATATGGCAATGGTATTTGCTGAAGGTAATTTATGGTTAAAAGTACCTGAAACAAATAGATTTAATATCACAGGAGATTTAAAAGAAAATGTTTATGCAAAAGATGTAATTTTGCACATTATCGGTGAAATGGGTGCTGATGGTTCAACTTACAAAGCCTGTGAATTTGCTGGTGAAACTATATCAAATATGAGTATTTCAGATAGAATGGTATTATGCAATATGGCAATTGAAATGGGTGGAAAAACCGGGTTAGTAGAACCTGACAAAAAAACAATTGATTATGTTGAAAAACATTCTAACAAACCTTATGAAATATTTAAAACTGATTTAGATTCCTCTTCGCTTAACATGATTGACATTGATGTGAGCAACTTAGAACCTCAAATAGCATGTCCCCATAATGTAGATAATGTAAAGCCAATTAGTGAAGTAGACCAAGAAATCGACCAAGTATTTTTAGGTTCTTGTACTAATGGTAGGTTAAGTGATTTAAGGGATGCTGCTAAAATATTAAAAGGCAAAAAAGTAGCTAAAGACACCAGAATGCTAGTTATCCCAGCATCACAAGAAATTTATTTAAAAGCATTAGATGAAGGGTTACTTAAAATATTTGTTGAAGCTGGTGCACTTGTATCAGCTCCATGTTGTGGTCCATGCCTCGGAGGACACACAGGAATAATTGGACCTGATGAAGTAAGTCTCTCAACTTCCAATAGAAACTTTAGAGGAAGACAGGGTAGTCCTGATGGAAAAGTATTTTTATCTTCTGCTGCTGTTGCCGCTGCTTCAGCAATTGAAGGAAAAATTGTAAGTCCAGAGTGA
- a CDS encoding DUF2264 domain-containing protein — MSNSIFKRFKKKETPIIEEKLPILEDRIFWVSTLQKIAFPVLNNLARDSLSKNMPVESISAEGHSSAYFDAFVRIFNGIASWLELGADNSEEGKIREKYIYLTLKAISNAINPKSNDYIFVVEPKQSLVDVALFAEGLLRAKNQIWLNLPIKVQARIIRDLKSTRIIAPYENHWLLYTSMIEAALLEFTGECDKERLVYGVRKFRDELYIGDAMYSDGEDFELGYYNSLFIHPMLNDILGVMRKYGLEDGEFLDVQLMRSSRLASQLERVISPEGTYPLLGKFLSYRCGVFHLMSQASLLKILPKNIHPAQVRSALTKVLKTQFESYNNFNSNGWLIIGLEGSQTDISDETTNTGTLYSCCSIFLPLGLDRNDMFWKAPSAEWSSLKAWNGHPIQRDQPINF; from the coding sequence ATGAGTAACTCAATTTTTAAAAGATTTAAAAAAAAAGAAACTCCTATAATTGAAGAAAAACTTCCTATTTTGGAGGATAGGATTTTTTGGGTTTCAACTTTACAAAAAATTGCTTTTCCGGTATTGAATAATTTAGCAAGAGATTCTCTTAGTAAAAACATGCCCGTTGAATCAATTTCTGCTGAAGGTCATTCGTCTGCTTATTTTGATGCTTTTGTAAGAATATTCAATGGAATTGCATCTTGGTTGGAACTTGGTGCGGATAATTCTGAAGAAGGTAAAATTCGTGAGAAATATATTTATTTAACATTAAAAGCTATTTCTAATGCTATTAATCCAAAAAGCAATGATTATATTTTTGTTGTTGAACCTAAACAATCTTTGGTTGATGTTGCTTTATTTGCTGAAGGATTACTCAGAGCTAAAAATCAAATTTGGCTTAATTTACCTATTAAGGTTCAAGCTAGAATAATCAGAGACCTTAAAAGTACAAGAATCATTGCCCCTTATGAAAATCATTGGTTGTTATACACTTCTATGATTGAAGCTGCTCTTTTAGAATTCACTGGGGAATGTGATAAAGAACGTTTAGTTTATGGTGTCCGTAAATTTAGGGATGAATTATATATCGGAGATGCAATGTATTCTGATGGCGAAGATTTTGAGTTAGGTTACTATAATAGCTTATTTATTCATCCTATGCTTAATGATATTTTAGGTGTAATGAGAAAATATGGTTTGGAAGATGGTGAATTCTTAGATGTTCAATTAATGAGGTCTTCAAGATTAGCATCTCAACTTGAAAGAGTTATTTCACCTGAAGGAACTTATCCATTACTTGGAAAATTCTTATCTTATAGGTGTGGTGTTTTCCATTTGATGTCTCAAGCCTCTTTACTTAAAATATTGCCAAAAAATATTCATCCGGCTCAAGTTAGGTCCGCTCTTACAAAAGTTTTAAAAACTCAATTTGAATCTTACAATAACTTTAATTCAAATGGATGGTTAATTATTGGCTTGGAGGGATCACAAACTGATATTTCTGATGAAACTACTAATACAGGTACTCTTTACTCATGTTGTTCAATATTTTTACCATTAGGTTTAGATAGGAATGATATGTTCTGGAAAGCACCTTCTGCAGAATGGAGTAGTCTTAAAGCATGGAATGGGCATCCAATTCAAAGGGATCAGCCTATTAATTTTTAG
- a CDS encoding nucleotide sugar dehydrogenase — protein MKVCIIGQGYIGLPTAALFSKNHCKVVGVDISEKIINNLNKGIVHIEEPGIGDLIKNAVEKKSYSASLTPQKADAFIITVPTPYIAENYSCDLSYVIDACHSILPYLEKGNIVIIESTVAPMSTDEQIKPIFEEAGFSIGKDLYLAHCPERVLPGKIMYELVNNNRIIGGVTEECAKKASEVYGEFVEGELILTEAKTAELSKCMENTFRDVNIALANELTKICAEIGVNALDVIEMANKHPRVNLHSPGPGVGGHCLAIDPYFIYAKAPETAKIIKLARDTNNSMPDFVCDNIRKIIKKGKIAVLGVSYKGNTDDDRESPAYEIIDKLSNDYEIQIHDPHVENPNYVNFDIAVKDSDLILVLCDHNEFKDLDYNLIKKSMKNPVIFDTKNIIKEVPSEIKLYNYGNLYELN, from the coding sequence ATGAAAGTGTGTATAATAGGTCAAGGTTATATTGGACTTCCAACTGCAGCACTTTTTTCAAAAAATCATTGCAAAGTTGTTGGAGTAGATATTTCTGAAAAAATAATTAATAATTTAAACAAAGGAATTGTTCACATTGAAGAACCGGGAATAGGTGACCTAATTAAAAATGCAGTGGAAAAAAAATCATATTCAGCCAGTTTAACTCCGCAAAAAGCTGATGCATTTATTATTACTGTGCCAACACCATACATTGCTGAAAATTATAGTTGCGATTTAAGTTATGTTATTGATGCATGTCACTCAATATTACCATACTTAGAAAAAGGAAATATAGTTATTATTGAATCCACAGTTGCACCAATGTCAACTGACGAACAAATAAAACCAATATTTGAAGAAGCAGGTTTTAGTATTGGAAAAGATTTATATCTTGCACATTGTCCTGAAAGAGTTCTTCCAGGAAAAATAATGTATGAATTAGTCAACAATAACCGTATTATTGGTGGAGTTACAGAAGAATGTGCTAAAAAAGCTAGTGAAGTTTATGGAGAATTCGTAGAAGGTGAATTAATACTTACTGAAGCAAAGACAGCTGAATTATCAAAATGTATGGAAAATACTTTTAGAGATGTAAATATTGCACTTGCTAATGAACTTACAAAAATTTGTGCTGAAATTGGAGTAAATGCACTTGATGTAATTGAAATGGCAAATAAACATCCAAGAGTTAACCTTCATTCCCCAGGACCAGGTGTTGGAGGACATTGCCTTGCAATTGATCCTTACTTTATTTATGCAAAAGCTCCTGAAACTGCAAAAATTATTAAATTAGCAAGGGATACAAATAACTCCATGCCAGATTTTGTTTGCGATAATATTAGAAAAATCATTAAAAAAGGTAAAATAGCTGTTTTAGGTGTTTCTTATAAAGGAAATACTGATGATGATAGGGAAAGTCCGGCTTATGAAATTATAGATAAATTAAGTAATGATTATGAGATTCAAATTCATGACCCTCATGTTGAAAATCCTAATTATGTAAACTTTGATATAGCAGTGAAAGATAGTGATTTAATTTTAGTGCTCTGTGACCATAACGAATTTAAAGATTTAGATTATAATTTAATAAAAAAAAGTATGAAAAATCCAGTAATATTCGATACAAAAAATATAATAAAAGAAGTTCCATCTGAAATTAAATTATATAATTATGGGAACTTATATGAATTAAACTAA